One Rhodoluna sp. KAS3 DNA window includes the following coding sequences:
- a CDS encoding cysteine desulfurase family protein, which translates to MAVYLDHAATSPLLPEVKRAYLENLDLIGNPSSVHSLGQSARRVVEEAREAIAAAVGAHRSEVIFTSGGTEADNLAVKGLFWHRSGQDAKRTVIVSAATEHHAVIEPLEWLEKEQGAEVLWCPVSQRGELDLEWLRNVLAERSSEIAFISLMWANNEIGVIAPIREITALAAAHQVPVHSDAVAAFGHTPVNFGQSGLAAMSISGHKLGAPVGIGALIVSRKTNLTEVIHGGGQERGVRSGTLSAALAVALAEACRLAVTDLDAKLEQMSGLIVYLREQVGTLVPEAIFTRGDAPAISGNAHFMFPGCAGDSLLFLLDTSNIAVSTGSACRAGVADPSHVVIATGRSEVEARSCLRLSISPQTSRAEIDQFLAALPAAYASARKAGVSGR; encoded by the coding sequence ATGGCCGTATACCTAGATCACGCAGCAACTTCTCCGTTGTTGCCCGAGGTAAAGCGCGCCTACCTCGAGAATCTTGACCTCATCGGCAACCCCTCATCAGTGCACAGCCTCGGACAATCTGCACGGCGGGTGGTCGAAGAGGCACGCGAAGCAATTGCTGCTGCCGTAGGAGCCCACCGGAGTGAGGTAATTTTTACCTCTGGCGGTACAGAGGCTGACAACCTGGCAGTGAAGGGATTGTTCTGGCATCGTTCTGGGCAAGACGCTAAGCGGACCGTAATCGTTTCAGCGGCCACCGAGCACCACGCTGTAATCGAACCACTTGAGTGGCTTGAGAAAGAGCAGGGAGCCGAAGTTCTCTGGTGTCCGGTAAGCCAACGGGGTGAGCTTGACCTCGAATGGCTCAGAAATGTGCTGGCCGAACGCTCGTCTGAAATCGCTTTCATTTCACTCATGTGGGCCAACAACGAAATTGGTGTAATTGCACCAATTAGAGAAATCACCGCTCTGGCTGCAGCTCACCAAGTTCCGGTCCACTCCGATGCAGTGGCAGCCTTTGGTCATACGCCGGTCAACTTCGGCCAATCAGGGCTGGCGGCTATGTCGATCTCTGGCCACAAGCTTGGTGCGCCGGTAGGCATCGGCGCCTTGATTGTCTCGAGAAAGACCAATTTGACCGAGGTGATTCATGGCGGCGGTCAGGAGCGAGGGGTTCGTTCGGGCACGCTGTCGGCTGCACTTGCCGTTGCGCTCGCCGAAGCCTGTCGACTGGCGGTTACTGACCTTGACGCCAAACTTGAGCAGATGAGCGGCTTGATTGTTTATTTGCGCGAGCAGGTAGGCACATTGGTTCCTGAGGCGATCTTCACGCGAGGAGATGCCCCAGCTATTTCTGGAAATGCTCACTTCATGTTTCCAGGTTGCGCCGGAGACTCCTTGCTGTTCTTGCTGGACACATCCAACATCGCAGTGTCTACTGGTTCAGCCTGCAGAGCAGGAGTCGCTGACCCATCGCACGTAGTGATTGCAACCGGTAGGTCTGAGGTTGAGGCTCGAAGTTGCCTAAGGCTTTCAATCAGTCCACAAACATCTCGCGCTGAAATTGATCAGTTTTTAGCTGCGTTGCCGGCAGCCTACGCCTCCGCCAGAAAGGCTGGGGTTTCAGGTCGGTAA
- the mnmA gene encoding tRNA 2-thiouridine(34) synthase MnmA produces MKVLAAMSGGVDSAVAAARAVEAGHEVVGVHLALSRMPGTLRTGSRGCCTIEDSMDAQRAANILGIPYYVWDFSERFKADVVDDFIAEYQAGRTPNPCMRCNERIKFAALLEKALALGFDAVCTGHYASLLTDEAGNLELHRSAALAKDQSYVLGVLTAEQLKHSMFPLGATASKDLIRAEAMERGLAVANKPDSYDICFIPEGDTQDWLADKVGKETGPIIDREGNVLGSHEGAHGFTVGQRKGLSIGRPAADGKPRYVLEIRPKTNTVVVGSQAALAIAEMVGEKFTWCGQAPANTSDWTQIHVQVRAHGDAIAAEFKVTDSAMVIRVSEPLLGVAPGQTAVLYLGTRVLGQMTIDQTVSAVPVGAE; encoded by the coding sequence ATGAAGGTTTTAGCTGCGATGTCTGGCGGGGTTGACTCAGCCGTTGCTGCTGCGAGGGCCGTTGAAGCCGGCCATGAAGTTGTGGGAGTGCACCTAGCACTCTCGCGCATGCCTGGCACGCTCAGAACCGGTTCCCGTGGTTGCTGCACCATTGAAGACTCGATGGATGCCCAGCGTGCGGCCAATATCCTCGGAATTCCCTACTATGTGTGGGACTTCTCCGAGCGGTTCAAGGCTGATGTTGTCGACGATTTCATTGCCGAATACCAAGCCGGGCGCACTCCGAATCCGTGTATGCGCTGTAACGAGCGAATCAAATTTGCTGCCCTACTTGAAAAGGCTTTGGCTCTGGGCTTCGATGCTGTTTGCACCGGGCACTATGCCAGCCTGCTGACAGACGAGGCAGGCAATCTTGAGTTGCACCGTTCGGCAGCCCTGGCCAAGGATCAGTCTTATGTTTTGGGCGTGCTTACCGCTGAGCAACTCAAGCATTCAATGTTTCCCCTTGGTGCCACCGCCTCAAAAGATCTAATTCGTGCTGAGGCAATGGAACGCGGTTTGGCGGTAGCTAATAAGCCGGATAGCTATGACATCTGCTTTATTCCAGAGGGTGACACCCAGGATTGGCTAGCCGACAAGGTTGGCAAAGAGACCGGACCAATCATTGACCGTGAAGGCAATGTTCTGGGTTCTCACGAGGGCGCACACGGTTTTACAGTTGGGCAGCGTAAGGGTCTTTCAATCGGTCGGCCGGCTGCTGACGGTAAACCTCGCTATGTGCTTGAAATTCGACCAAAGACCAACACTGTGGTGGTCGGCTCTCAGGCAGCTTTGGCTATTGCTGAGATGGTCGGTGAAAAGTTCACCTGGTGCGGACAGGCTCCGGCAAATACGTCTGACTGGACGCAAATTCATGTGCAGGTACGTGCGCACGGCGATGCAATTGCAGCTGAATTCAAGGTCACAGATTCCGCCATGGTAATTCGAGTCAGCGAACCACTGCTTGGTGTTGCGCCAGGGCAGACCGCCGTTCTGTACCTCGGTACCAGGGTGTTAGGTCAGATGACAATTGATCAAACCGTATCGGCAGTTCCAGTCGGTGCTGAGTAA